The Chitinispirillum alkaliphilum genome window below encodes:
- a CDS encoding glycosyl transferase, group 1 translates to MRIAIFSWESLHSINIGGLGVHVTELAAGLERRDHDIHVFTRRKPDQNHYDRIDGVHYHRIDHGVSDNFIESMDWMCKAMAHRFYEVTSLIGKFELAHAHDWLTGNVLRYVNEGFGTPGVLTMHSTEYGRDGNVFYDGYARWIRDTEAAACNHANVVISVSGFLADELQRIYGVPHWKIHVVPNGVGYDAFNGYLEPGQIKSRYGIGPLDPTIFAAGRMTTQKGMDLLVESVPMVLGYYPSAKFIISGDGPEKDLIVNRANELGVNHAIRFLGSVSRGEYSEIMRSADILALPSRNEPFGIVALEAWAAGKPVVATSAGGPREFVWHNVNGFLVDANPGGLAHGIGSLLADHDHCRALGCNGRVAVEDKFNWNTVAGYTEGVYHAALN, encoded by the coding sequence ATGCGTATAGCCATTTTCTCGTGGGAATCTTTACATTCAATTAACATTGGCGGACTTGGTGTCCACGTAACTGAACTTGCAGCAGGTCTCGAACGTCGCGATCATGACATACACGTATTTACCCGCCGCAAGCCGGATCAGAACCACTATGATCGTATCGATGGAGTACACTATCATCGCATAGACCATGGCGTAAGTGACAATTTCATCGAATCGATGGATTGGATGTGCAAAGCTATGGCGCACCGCTTTTACGAGGTCACATCTCTGATTGGAAAATTTGAACTTGCACATGCACATGACTGGCTTACCGGAAATGTTCTCAGATATGTCAATGAAGGTTTCGGTACACCTGGTGTTCTCACAATGCACTCAACTGAATATGGCCGCGACGGAAACGTCTTCTATGATGGTTATGCCAGGTGGATCAGGGATACTGAAGCTGCTGCCTGCAATCACGCAAATGTAGTTATTTCGGTAAGCGGATTTCTGGCCGATGAACTTCAGCGTATCTACGGAGTACCTCACTGGAAAATTCACGTAGTACCTAACGGGGTGGGATATGATGCATTTAATGGCTATCTTGAACCAGGGCAGATTAAGTCCCGTTATGGTATAGGCCCACTGGATCCAACCATCTTTGCCGCAGGACGTATGACCACGCAGAAGGGCATGGACCTTTTGGTAGAATCGGTACCGATGGTACTTGGCTATTATCCCTCTGCCAAGTTCATAATCTCCGGTGACGGGCCTGAAAAAGATTTGATTGTTAACCGTGCTAACGAGCTTGGAGTCAACCATGCAATACGTTTCTTGGGAAGTGTGTCAAGAGGAGAGTACTCCGAAATAATGAGATCTGCCGACATTTTGGCTTTGCCAAGCCGAAACGAACCATTTGGAATCGTAGCTCTGGAAGCCTGGGCTGCTGGAAAACCTGTTGTGGCCACTTCTGCAGGCGGACCCAGAGAATTCGTATGGCACAATGTAAACGGATTCCTTGTAGATGCCAATCCAGGTGGATTAGCACACGGTATCGGTTCACTTCTGGCAGATCACGACCACTGTCGTGCGCTTGGGTGTAATGGCCGGGTAGCGGTTGAAGACAAGTTCAATTGGAATACTGTCGCAGGATATACCGAGGGAGTATATCACGCAGCCCTGAACTGA